Proteins encoded in a region of the Methanococcus voltae genome:
- a CDS encoding MerR family transcriptional regulator, translated as MSRLKISIGQFSRMTNLTKRALRYYDEKGLLVPEKNIITNYRYYTVEDFKKGIKINSLVKVGFNVDNVKKILEAESHGDMDYVKTKLKERCKEVNNEIEKLEGIKRMLLNSGSILEVVKMTNEPVIKTIEKVRVLSKREFGTYGTSCTKLIADLMHMIYSAENRKKDIKIVGPPMMLCYDGEYVEEGADIEMAIPISGNIELTDEKMELKYLPSVEVVSIIHKGPYSTLCSSYAKIMEYAEKNDLKLVIPDRELYFNSPMDTPIDELETEIQYPFIRENKIKE; from the coding sequence ATGAGTCGACTCAAAATTTCAATAGGACAATTCTCACGTATGACAAACTTAACTAAGCGAGCTCTTCGATATTACGACGAAAAAGGTCTTTTAGTGCCTGAAAAAAACATTATAACCAATTATAGATACTATACGGTTGAAGATTTTAAAAAAGGTATAAAAATCAACTCCCTTGTAAAAGTAGGTTTCAATGTGGACAATGTTAAAAAGATACTCGAAGCTGAATCGCACGGTGATATGGATTACGTGAAAACGAAATTAAAAGAAAGATGCAAAGAAGTAAATAACGAAATAGAAAAATTAGAGGGCATAAAAAGAATGCTTTTAAATTCAGGTTCTATATTGGAGGTTGTTAAGATGACAAACGAACCTGTGATTAAAACCATTGAAAAAGTCCGTGTGCTCTCAAAAAGAGAATTCGGTACATATGGTACTTCATGTACTAAATTAATCGCTGATTTGATGCATATGATATATAGTGCTGAAAACCGCAAAAAAGATATTAAAATAGTGGGTCCACCTATGATGTTATGCTATGACGGGGAATACGTTGAAGAAGGCGCAGATATTGAAATGGCAATCCCAATATCTGGTAATATTGAATTAACTGACGAAAAAATGGAATTAAAATATTTACCAAGTGTTGAAGTCGTTTCCATTATTCATAAAGGTCCATACAGTACCTTGTGCTCAAGTTATGCAAAAATTATGGAATATGCTGAAAAGAATGATTTAAAACTTGTAATACCTGATAGGGAACTATATTTCAATAGTCCAATGGATACGCCTATTGATGAACTTGAAACTGAAATTCAATACCCATTTATTCGAGAAAATAAAATAAAAGAATAA
- a CDS encoding glycine betaine ABC transporter substrate-binding protein has protein sequence MKYGKILLITLLSLFVVFAGCTTKSDTNVNNSDTLNTSLNDSTVSNIVNNSTNNVNESVDTTIILENRSMTIITTNLPVEIVKGEIVKQILENNGYTVSISQMSTDDMYSTVYSGDADIMLSGSYPTTDSSFAGKYSNNLSKVKENVEDSWIGLAVNKNAYDNGVKSIDDLKNHSEMFDNTIVCLEENTGVAENTKSALTTYGLSNYTIKYVNPKELYALVDEANANNEDIVFVAWEPSALFEKYPVEKLADNEHIYAGKYDKITTVSRPEMYVWDYEAYRFLKEFQVSKDVANSWAVEYVYENKSAEEIASKWIDANQYEVDEWNELLK, from the coding sequence CAGGGTGCACAACCAAATCTGATACAAATGTTAACAATTCAGATACTTTAAATACCTCATTAAACGATAGTACGGTCTCAAACATTGTAAACAATTCAACTAACAATGTTAATGAAAGTGTTGATACCACAATAATATTAGAAAATAGGTCTATGACCATTATTACAACAAATTTACCTGTAGAAATCGTTAAAGGGGAAATTGTAAAACAAATATTGGAAAATAACGGATATACAGTAAGTATTTCGCAAATGTCGACTGATGATATGTACAGTACAGTTTATTCAGGAGATGCTGACATTATGCTTTCTGGCTCATATCCTACAACAGATAGCTCATTTGCGGGCAAATACAGTAATAATTTAAGTAAAGTAAAAGAAAACGTTGAAGATTCCTGGATTGGTCTCGCAGTTAATAAAAACGCATACGATAACGGCGTAAAATCTATTGACGATTTGAAAAACCATTCTGAAATGTTCGACAATACAATAGTATGTCTTGAAGAAAATACTGGAGTTGCAGAAAACACCAAATCAGCATTAACAACGTATGGTTTATCTAATTACACAATAAAATACGTAAATCCTAAAGAATTATATGCATTAGTAGACGAAGCTAACGCAAACAATGAAGATATTGTTTTCGTAGCGTGGGAACCTTCCGCATTATTCGAAAAATACCCTGTTGAAAAATTAGCGGATAATGAACATATATACGCTGGTAAATACGATAAAATAACTACTGTTTCAAGACCTGAAATGTATGTTTGGGACTATGAAGCATACCGATTCTTAAAAGAATTCCAAGTTTCAAAAGATGTTGCTAACAGCTGGGCTGTTGAATATGTTTATGAAAATAAGTCTGCCGAGGAAATTGCATCAAAATGGATTGACGCTAACCAATACGAAGTTGACGAATGGAACGAACTTTTAAAATAA